The Armatimonadota bacterium genome window below encodes:
- a CDS encoding exopolysaccharide biosynthesis polyprenyl glycosylphosphotransferase — MTGRGVSLGGSRALPHMALQALCVLALLLSDLGALVTALVGAVGVRNAILPALSPAFSRSTYPVSHYLQLWWLPLAFLGAAAYAGLYTRRLPRWEEIRRGLGAATVGAVLAFALVSAGKLQEEVSRPVLVLTWLGYLGTLPAFRGLTKRALFALGLWRRRALVVGEVGTAQAVSSALRRDPSLGYEVVGIVPDWEQAPEAAARWGAREVVVLSSGLGSSDVLRVVEALRPVAENVLLVPDLAQIPVLGLEALGLFDEGTVLLRVPNTLLHPWNGILKRAMDLVMGSLFALLSLPVVLIAALLVKLDSPGPVFHVEPRIGRGGRRFPCIKLRTMYLDASERLAAHLAEDPRAREEWERYRKLRSYDPRVTRVGRFLRRWSLDEIPQLWNVLRGEMSLVGPRPYLPEELQLLNANGMLDVSPGLTGLWQVSGRNALDFQTRQLLDRWYVGNWSPWLDLLILLRTPFAVLRGETGG, encoded by the coding sequence TTGACCGGTCGGGGAGTCTCCCTCGGGGGTTCTCGGGCGCTCCCTCACATGGCCCTGCAGGCCCTGTGCGTCCTCGCCCTCCTTCTTTCTGACCTCGGAGCCCTCGTCACAGCGCTTGTGGGAGCCGTGGGGGTGCGGAACGCCATCCTCCCGGCCCTCTCTCCCGCCTTCTCGCGCTCCACCTATCCAGTCTCCCACTACCTGCAGCTGTGGTGGCTCCCCCTGGCGTTCCTCGGGGCCGCTGCGTACGCGGGGCTATACACCCGGAGGCTCCCGAGGTGGGAGGAGATCCGTCGAGGCCTGGGGGCCGCCACCGTGGGTGCGGTGCTGGCCTTCGCCCTGGTGTCCGCGGGGAAGCTCCAGGAGGAGGTCTCCCGGCCCGTCCTCGTGCTCACGTGGCTGGGCTATCTCGGTACCTTGCCCGCCTTCCGGGGACTGACCAAGCGCGCACTTTTTGCCCTGGGGCTCTGGCGCCGGAGGGCCCTCGTGGTCGGGGAGGTAGGGACGGCTCAGGCGGTGTCCTCGGCCCTCCGCCGGGATCCCTCGCTGGGCTACGAGGTGGTGGGGATCGTTCCCGACTGGGAGCAGGCCCCTGAAGCCGCCGCCCGCTGGGGTGCCCGAGAGGTGGTGGTGCTCTCGAGCGGTCTCGGATCCTCAGACGTGCTGCGCGTGGTGGAGGCCCTGCGCCCCGTGGCGGAAAATGTCCTCCTTGTCCCGGATCTCGCGCAGATCCCGGTGCTTGGGTTGGAGGCTTTGGGTCTCTTCGATGAAGGGACGGTCCTCCTCCGCGTCCCCAACACCCTCCTGCACCCCTGGAACGGGATCCTCAAACGGGCCATGGATCTGGTGATGGGAAGCCTCTTCGCCCTCCTCTCCCTCCCCGTGGTGCTCATCGCCGCCCTCCTCGTGAAGCTGGACTCCCCCGGCCCTGTCTTCCACGTGGAGCCCCGGATCGGCCGGGGGGGCCGGCGCTTTCCCTGCATCAAGCTGCGCACCATGTACCTGGACGCCTCCGAGCGTCTCGCGGCCCATCTCGCGGAAGATCCCCGGGCCCGGGAGGAGTGGGAGCGCTATCGGAAGCTGCGCAGCTACGACCCGCGCGTTACCCGCGTGGGCCGGTTCCTGCGCCGGTGGTCCCTCGACGAGATCCCACAGCTATGGAACGTCCTGCGGGGCGAGATGAGCCTTGTAGGTCCTCGCCCCTACCTCCCGGAGGAGTTGCAGCTGCTGAACGCGAATGGAATGCTGGACGTATCGCCGGGGCTGACGGGCCTGTGGCAGGTAAGCGGCCGCAACGCGCTGGACTTTCAGACCCGGCAGCTCCTGGACCGGTGGTACGTGGGGAACTGGTCCCCCTGGCTTGACCTCCTCATCCTCCTGCGGACCCCCTTTGCGGTCCTGCGGGGGGAGACAGGTGGGTGA